The Microplitis demolitor isolate Queensland-Clemson2020A chromosome 8, iyMicDemo2.1a, whole genome shotgun sequence genome has a segment encoding these proteins:
- the LOC103573264 gene encoding transmembrane protein 135, with translation MPSRLSKFMIDTNSCKDFTHPWTDSCMSAQVGLGLHALQESLRIYSTVYLIALLMRRKIPSKKDILRTILGILQSTAFLSWSAYTYPVFICTLRKLLGNFNIITVSFLPSFLSSLAAIIIERPSRRTLLCLYVANIATETLFRMIVWRGYIEPIPYGNVYIFGASMATLLYFFRSEKPKSDSIFKILKFIVGPYDDPENAKRQVLYSEPSTSKNINYQMNHKTDIKRRKIHSYNLIQESLKVYQNLINWIKNCARHNSCPHPYSCLHFILGGSVKMFGIGLCTQLGLNLIFKFKKFMTKPSLLKAELFKKNNFNLALFIGGFSGIYRLASCLLRNVSNKNSRLHAIPAGLIASVSFAMFPNNTIALYVMWKSLQLLWNNGVEAGKLPEIKWFNIFFYCFCTAILFHAAIIEPQNLRGSYWKFLCTISGGRVAAMARKPLDPFGLETSRHLQEVLKKTNTTDYFPYSY, from the exons atgcctTCAAGACtcagtaaatttatgattGATACAAACAGTTGTAAGGATTTTACACATCCTTGGACAGACTCATGTATGTCTGCTCAAGTTGGACTTGGGCTTCATGCACTTCAAGAATCCCTTAGAATATATTCAACAGTTTACTTG ATAGCATTATTGATGAGAAGAAAAATACCTTCAAAAAAAGATATACTGAGAACAATTCTTGGTATTTTACAATCAACAGCTTTTTTATCATGGAGTGCATATACATATCCTGTATTTATTTGTACTTTAAG aaaattattaggaaattttaatattataacgGTGTCATTTCTTCCATCCTTTCTCTCCAGTCTTGCTGCGATAATTATAGAAAGACCTTCTAGAAGAACACTATTATGTTTGTATGTCGCGAATATT GCAACAGAAACATTATTTCGAATGATTGTATGGCGAGGTTACATCGAACCAATACCATATggaaatgtttatatttttggaGCCAGTATGGCCACACTTCTTTATTTCTTTCGTAGCGAAAAGCCAAAAAGTGATTCGATATTTaagattcttaaatttatcgTCGGCCCTTATGACGATCCTGAAAATGCAAAGCGACAAGTTTTATATTCTGAACCATCAactagtaaaaatataaactatcaAATGAATCATAAAACTGAcattaaaagaagaaaaattcattcttACAATTTAATCCAAGAATCATTGAaagtttatcaaaatttaataaactggATTAAAAATTGCGCGCGACATAATTCGTGTCCTCATCCGTACAgttgtttacattttattctCGGAGGAAGTGTTAAAATGTTTGGTATTGGATTATGTACTCAGCTAggattgaatttaatatttaaatttaaaaagtttatgacGAAACCTAGTTTGCTGAAGGCggaattgtttaaaaaaaataattttaacttggCGCTATTTATTGGTGGATTTTCTGGAATCTATCGg ttagcGTCATGTTTATTGAGAAatgtaagtaataaaaattcaagacTTCACGCCATACCCGCTGGTTTAATAGCAAGCGTTTCATTTGCAATGTTTCCAAATAATACGATAGCGTTGTACGTTATGTGGAAATCTTTACAG CTTCTGTGGAATAATGGCGTTGAAGCAGGAAAGTTACCGGAAATAAAgtggtttaatatttttttctattgctTTTGTACAGCTATACTTTTTCATGCAGCTATTATTGAGCCACAAAATCTACGCGGAtcttattggaaatttttgtgTACTATATC
- the LOC103573265 gene encoding serine/arginine repetitive matrix protein 2, translated as MESPGLSDPKQPKDDVSQSSSSAANVDRSETPDSNRGPGDDESAADSPKITKPVLGKAQAKKRLMAFANKFPPSVIQKPVEKSFSFNKNRNINSFQVNKKKSKDSIKNLVTDVNKSKNKVDIKMETIEKHDVQLPTRSSPTKKSKKRVETKIAAIEEIIREDAKQKLLLTNYLIEKKNDIDNFILNSDKNDDRNDDKNNDRNDDKNNDRNDDKNNDRNDNRNNDRNDERNNDRNDDRNNDRNDDRNNERNDDRNDRNKNFGRHQQWDRRNQYFHNDNFRRGNFNQNYYGDRKFNDRRWQFNDFRDRSRSRERRNDNFIRNRRRSNSLEMDQQHKMKIHKHDKPYFNRHRNYNNHRKEKREEQFEPIEKIDWRSFKRQGGQIRARSLSVDINEGTNTPINKEVKFKTPQEYNAQLHHMLMIGTHHVKRTCVTVDGINETKKQYPPESIRITKKCNGQGLFYCENPNISLLLPCQQLYQMLPPDRSDLMRKISHAVAGSSKENLDQEEQGPKKWFGQIHNAESRQAEYEVKDIDKSLSPVNSAEPPKSRWDSEDEAAAAVDDSSSSSSESQSETSDNEEDDGNEKEEGDKEEEKDKVEKITPIVKEDVEEEVTDNDKKVEKDEEEDKVDEDEEMSSSEKVNLTPASSVNEIMPNEDVSNEMESDKVESNEEISSKDIAIEVVSSEITTTPITDNDDDKSGEKVEVGEKLVSEYEQFMKMVANEEEADNTEDIVQTVENESPVKVKVESKVVFNPPITDDCNKKTDDQDVEHASDIQNFDPVVESAPLIHSKNNSESAPVKIEKIDKTIELDPGISDWANIRGTPKHRRSSKSDKLRKRKERKKKKYRKTVSSSDSSDSSSSSSESEDEKRKRKRKKKRKKKRTRDSSSDSSSSDSDDSSDESSHSSKKKRKKRKNRKKLRLRNKKKRARKDSTVSNSSFEFDEITRKRKKRKDSKQHKVSKRRRSKSTEKKRIQKMNRESKNKIENESLGVVIKEEVSHSPYWEAEVNRANVSVALGSTVTRITGSPEDKASTQPITKVPSAEKLFQVWDNNSSSQVTSQQPDDSQQEAPKIEEPQQEEISNEVVNEDTAVVEDEHKSVKDIESVHHSPVDKPSDVIEINTDTVSDQLSEKKSKRDSSRSKKVKKIKKKRRSISTSSTSSNSSSGSSDGDSNKKKKSREKRKKKNRSKRRSPSQSELIKKLKKYRAKLSESYDFDALHFPSLTQLEESNENLPVINDWEVDSLDALEKFASNSSKDKSTAKIDKKLEKGLLYDSKTDTYIAIEKNKTQRENKKKQVNRICPLRIWEDEEEEGEREAKMLMEEKIKKENELKVQDEQSIIEPVASSLIPNIVEEEKEEESKPVDLPDDSAKIKDEDAKEEKPSGWVEITPESEDKAVEIVPEQQVPPTTRWAEPSPVLLKEEEDLEDDNLVPVNWEEEEVDWESQSSFITGVKSAKASKSKKESSDSSSDSSDSSSSSESSDSDTQNDKRSRHKHDSSSKSKYSGSKNPSPAVETEAMKKLRMNIFAQFAAPESTGDFTQLPDTKIDIDISSFKLSPEELLSSKSVETNKSIESSEIPIPKFDDTRFLTRDRTDSTVEKGTFRQSFQEVRLRSYSRSPECDSKRSSSSRNDNEKSKTRSSEDRGSASSYRSSSRSSVKDRSKIDNKDFKGSSFNADHKKISPLSDRGFKDKKRSPVSWNRSRSRSRSWSRSRSRTPSRRDDRLSWDRQKRIGRVDDKRERFSRSPDRRGRLKAFTSKDRSHRSTESDRNRERDHSCDKSHERDWNRGKLGDKSYDPMEILRGSYNIDKKRPSDLTERPHDALDMYHKNINLEKDSDTPFTRELDKPRYRSRSRSRERRSRDIDWDRSRESPDSCRGTRVSDPRKSSRLSPRSRGSPSRSSGRGRYTGRSRSRSWSRSRSRSRSRSISRFRSRSRSSSRSRSRLGLRNSDRSRRSLDRSRHSRSFSPEQRKLNIIRDMRYQRSTSKERIQKIETIIHPSGMNSLSHEESQCVPRIDDSNNIPVPTQQFEYSYYGGNNLTYPPRLETTTITTPAIAAAATITTTTTINPPVSSPKRLSLDDRLELELGIKKNQESLPPPLPPLPPPPPPHPYNIPKYQQTMAYPPTPGVPVLQPRIPAPLHAPYVRPQQPTVLQVGNVLQVVPADFSGPVPPVGIRNDIPTPPSSTGNNNTNRTLRVGNVIQVVPSTSLDWSGPVPPPAPAPTPTLAPSLPPLPMSSVPIAVPVPVPMPIGTNVPVLPAVSLPMMVPVPSINHIQPIPPPPPPLPPPIAALPKLEPPKAPPLLQPIYNYEAIMEVRRKEKEERKRLREEKRLEKERKKIEKMRRRAKRTLGQSSSRINTDLPVEPDTTIESEAEIVAVSAQPKPLIDDEDLDDPITAPLEQPDENAPEDEDEEEEYDEGDVEEDDEEEDEYEEPEAEIEDDESRVISLIDPQPDVEIPSLNETVDEESTSNANVTVTTPLPPPPRKGILVPPGLWDERIVNGVLDDDSNTASSATEVLTQNNSGDQLPTNLNEEKEDEIDPEEKRIRTLRQRRSRKSVQFADGIKPGEGTSPSGGEGDMPSPPPPAPMSLHDPLHEHIRRSRSRKNRKKAKRAKPLKIKKKVKVKIIKLKKPKITPLTSMMLDDLDDLDDRSPPPPPPGSPPPPHLWPSYLAAYSAILRPVETTSSPSTNQAPPPPTPLPLLVPPPPLNYTIQPCNKA; from the exons ATGGAATCACCAGGATTGAGTGATCCAAAACAACCTAAAGATGATGTGTCACAGAGCTCGAGCAGTGCAGCTAATGTTGATAGATCAGAAACGCCAGACAGTAATCGTGGTCCTGGTGATGATGAATCCGCAGCTGATAGTCCTAAAATAACCAAACCAGTTCTAGGTAAAGCTCAAGCTAAGAAACGATTAATGGCATTTGCTAATAAATTTCCACCATCAGTAATACAAAAGCctgttgaaaaaagttttagttttaacaAGAATCgcaatataaattcatttcaagtaaataaaaaaaagtctaaagatagtattaaaaatttggttACTGAcgttaataaaagtaaaaataaagttgacaTTAAGATGGAAACAATTGAGAAACATGATGTTCAATTACCGACAAGGAGCTCACCtactaaaaaatctaaaaaaagaGTTGAGACAAAGATAGCGGCAATTGAAGAGATTATTCGTGAAGATGCTAAACAAAAACTATTATTGActaattatttgattgaaaaaaaaaatgatattgataattttatacttaatagCGATAAGAATGATGATAGGAATGACGATAAGAATAACGATAGAAATGATGATAAGAATAACGATAGAAATGATGATAAGAATAACGATCGAAATGACAATAGAAATAACGATAGAAATGACGAAAGGAATAATGATAGAAATGACGACAGGAATAATGATAGAAATGACGATAGGAATAATGAAAGAAATGACGATAGGAATGatcgcaataaaaattttggtcgGCATCAACAATGGGATCGTCgtaatcaatattttcacaATGACAATTTTCGTCGtggtaattttaatcaaaattattacgGTGATCGTAAATTCAATGATAGACGATGGCAATTTAATGACTTTCGTGATCGTTCTAGAAGTAGAGAAAGaagaaatgataattttatcagGAACAGACGTCGCAGTAATTCACTGGAAATGGATCAGCAgcataaaatgaaaatacacAAACATGATAAACCATATTTCAATAGACATCGTAATTACAATAATCATAGAAAGGAAAAAAGAGAGGAACAATTTGAAccgattgaaaaaattgattggaGAAGTTTCAAAAGACAAGGGGGTCAGATACGAGCTAGATCTTTATCAGTAGACATTAATGAAGGTACAAATACTCCTATCAATAAGGAAGTTAAGTTTAAAACGCCACAAGAGTATAATGCACAATTACATCACATGTTGATGATTGGAACTCATCATGTAAAACGAACTTGCGTTACTGTTGATGGAATAAATGAAACCAAAAAACAGTATCCACCTGAATCAATTCGTATTACAAAGAAATGTAATGGTCAGGGTTTATTTTACTGTGAGAATCCTAATATTTCCCTTTTGCTTCCTTGTCAACAGCTTTATCAGATGCTTCCTCCAGATCGTTCTGATCTTATGCGAAAAATATCTCATGCTGTCGCTGGGTCTTCAAAGGAAAATCTTGACCAAGAAGAACAAGGCCCCAAAAAATGGTTTGGACAAATTCATAACGCTGAGTCTAGACAAGCTGAGTATGAAGTAAAAGATATTGACAAATCTTTGTCTCCAGTTAATTCTGCTGAACCTCCAAAGTCTAGGTGGGATAGTGAAGATGAGGCAGCTGCAGCAGTAGACGATTCTTCTAGTAGTTCATCTGAGAGTCAGTCAGAAACTTCAGATAATGAAGAAGATGACGGAAACGAAAAAGAAGAAGGAgataaagaagaagaaaaagacaaagtagaaaaaataacGCCTATTGTGAAAGAAGACGTAGAAGAAGAAGTAAcagataatgataaaaaagtagagaaagacgaagaagaagataaagttgatgaagatgaagaaaTGTCTTCATCTGAGAAAGTAAACTTAACACCTGCATCTTCTGTTAATGAAATAATGCCAAATGAAGATGTATCGAATGAAATGGAATCAGATAAAGTAGAATCTAATGAAGAGATATCAAGTAAAGACATAGCTATTGAAGTAGTATCTAGTGAAATTACAACAACACCAATAACAGATAACGATGACGATAAATCGGGGGAAAAAGTTGAAGTTGGAGAAAAATTAGTGTCAGAATACGAACAATTTATGAAGATGGTCGCTAATGAAGAGGAAGCAGATAACACAGAAGACATTGTTCAAACTGTTGAAAATGAATCGCCAGTGAAAGTTAAAGTTGAGTCAAAAGTCGTTTTTAATCCACCGATAACTGATgattgtaacaaaaaaacggACGATCAAGATGTCGAACATGCTTcagatatacaaaattttgatccTGTTGTAGAAAGTGCACCTCTTATTCactctaaaaataattcagaaaGTGCTCCTGTTAAAATCGAAAAGATTGATAAGACAATTGAACTTGATCCCGGAATAAGTGACTGGGCAAATATTCGAGGAACGCCAAAACATAGAAGATCATCGAAATCTGATAAATTGCGGAAAAGAAAAGAAcgtaagaaaaagaaatatagaAAAACAGTATCGTCTAGTGATAGCAGTGATTCTTCATCAAGCTCATCAGAATCCGAGGATGAAAAACGTAAAAGAAAACgcaaaaaaaagagaaagaagaaACGCACAAGAGATTCAAGTTCCGATAGTTCTAGTAGTGATAGTGATGATTCTAGTGATGAATCTAGTCATTCATCaaagaaaaagagaaaaaaaagaaaaaatagaaagaaaTTGCGTCTtagaaataagaaaaaacgTGCAAGAAAAGATAGCACTGTTTCGAATTCAAGTTttgaatttgatgaaattacGCGCAAACGAAAGAAAAGAAAGGATTCAAAACAACATAAAGTGTCCAAACGAAGACGATCTAAATCTACTGAGAAGaaaagaatacaaaaaatgaaccgtgagagtaaaaataaaattgaaaatgagaGTCTCGGGGTAGTAATTAAAGAAGAGGTGTCACATTCACCATACTGGGAGGCTGAAGTTAACAGAGCAAATGTAAGTGTTGCGTTAGGTTCTACAGTTACTCGAATTACAGGATCTCCAGAAGATAAAGCATCTACCCAACCCATCACAAAAGTGCCGTCAGCTGAAAAACTCTTTCAAGTATGGGACAACAACTCTAGTTCACAAGTGACTTCACAGCAGCCTGATGATTCACAGCAGGAGGCACCAAAAATTGAAGAACCACAGCAAgaagaaatttcaaatgaagTTGTAAATGAAGATACTGCTGTCGTGGAGGATGAGCATAAATCTGTAAAAGATATTGAATCCGTACATCATTCACCAGTTGATAAACCTAGTGATGTTATTGAGATAAATACTGATACTGTAAGTGATCAGCTAAGtgaaaagaaaagtaaaagagATAGTTCACGCagtaaaaaagtcaaaaaaattaaaaagaaacgTCGCAGTATTAGTACAAGTAGTACATCAAGTAATAGCAGCAGTGGATCATCGGATGGTGACagcaataaaaagaaaaagtctcgtgaaaaacgaaaaaagaaaaatcgttCAAAACGACGATCACCAAGTCAGTCTgagttgattaaaaaacttaaaaaatatcgtgCTAAATTATCAGAATCATATGATTTTGATGCTTTACATTTTCCATCTTTGACACAACTCGAAGAgagtaatgaaaatttacctGTTATCAATGATTGGGAAGTTGATAGTTTGGATGCTTTGGAAAAGTTTGCGTCAAATTCCTCAAAGGATAAATCAACagcaaaaattgataaaaaacttGAGAAAGGGTTACTGTATGATAGTAAAACTGATACGTACATTgctattgaaaaaaacaaaacacaacgtgaaaataaaaagaaacaagttaatAGAATTTGCCCATTGAGAATTTGGgaagacgaagaagaagaaggtGAACGTGAAGCAAAAATGTTGATGGaggagaaaattaaaaaagaaaatgagttAAAAGTGCAGGATGAACAATCGATCATTGAACCAGTGGCATCATCGCTTATTCCGAATATTGTTgaggaagaaaaagaagaagaatcAAAACCTGTCGATCTCCCAGATGATTCAGCTAAAATAAAAGATGAGGATGCAAAAGAAGAAAAGCCTTCAGGATGGGTAGAAATTACTCCTGAGAGTGAAGATAAAGCTGTGGAAATCGTACCTGAGCAACAAGTGCCGCCGACTACGCGATGGGCTGAACCTAGTCCAGTCCTATTAAAAGAGGAAGAAGACCTGGAAGATGATAATCTTGTGCCTGTTAATTGGGAAGAGGAAGAAGTTGATTGGGAAAGTCAATCATCATTTATCACTGGTGTTAAATCTGCAAAGGCATCTAAAAGTAAAAAGGAATCAAGTGACAGTAGCAGTGATAGTAGTGACAGCAGTAGCAGCAGTGAAAGCAGTGACAGCGATAcacaaaatgataaaagaagCCGACATAAACATGATTCTTCATCTAAATCTAAATATTCTGGATCTAAAAATCCTAGTCCTGCCGTAGAAACTGAAGCAATGAAAAAGTTGCGTATGAATATATTTGCTCAGTTTGCAGCACCTGAATCTACTGGTGACTTTACTCAACTACCGGACACGAAAATTGATATAGATATATCCTCGTTTAAATTAAGTCCTGAAGAGTTATTGTCATCCAAATCTGTTGAGActaataaatcaattgaatCTTCAGAAATTCCTATACCAAAATTCGATGATACTCGTTTTCTTACTCGAGATAGAACAGATAGTACTGTCGAAAAAGGAACATTCCGTCAAAGTTTCCAAGAAGTTCGCCTTCGATCTTATTCAAGATCTCCAGAATGTGATTCAAAACGAAGCTCATCATCACGAAATGACAACGAAAAATCTAAAACTCGTAGTAGTGAAGATAGAGGAAGTGCTTCGAGTTATCGCAGTAGTAGTCGTAGTTCAGTCAAAGATCGGTCAAAGATTGATAATAAGGATTTCAAAGGATCTTCATTTAATGCTGATCATAAAAAGATTAGTCCTCTCAGTGATCGTGGTTTCAAAGATAAGAAGCGTTCGCCAGTTTCGTGGAATAGAAGTCGTAGTAGAAGTCGTAGCTGGAGTCGAAGTCGAAGTAGAACCCCATCTAGAAGAGACGACAGGTTGTCATGGGATCGTCAAAAACGTATTGGTCGTGTTGATGATAAGAGAGAAAGATTTTCGAGAAGTCCAGATCGTCGTGGGCGGTTGAAAGCTTTTACTAGCAAAGATCGTTCCCATAGAAGTACTGAAAGTGATAGAAACCGTGAACGTGATCATAGTTGTGATAAAAGCCACGAAAGAGATTGGAATCGAGGAAAATTAGGTGATAAGTCTTATGACCCTATGGAAATTTTGAGAGGCTCTTATAATATTGATAAGAAACGACCGAGTGATTTGACAGAAAGGCCTCATGATGCATTGGATATGtaccataaaaatataaacttagaAAAAGATAGTGATACTCCGTTTACCCGTGAATTGGATAAGCCTCGTTATAGAAGTAGAAGTAGAAGCAGAGAACGACGAAGCCGTGATATCGATTGGGATAGATCTCGCGAATCCCCCGACTCATGCCGTGGCACCAGAGTTTCCGACCCACGAAAATCATCTCGGCTCTCCCCGAGATCAAGAGGATCTCCATCGAGATCTTCCGGCCGTGGTAGATACACAGGTCGCTCTCGATCCCGGTCATGGAGCAGATCCAGATCAAGAAGCCGGTCACGATCAATTTCAAGGTTCAGATCAAGATCTCGATCATCTTCACGATCAAGATCACGATTAGGATTGAGAAATTCAGATCGTTCTCGAAGATCATTAGATAGGTCACGGCATTCAAGATCATTTTCTCCAGAGcaacgaaaattaaatattattagggATATGAGATATCAAAGGAGCACGAGTAAAGAACGAATTCAGAAAATAGAAACAATTATTCATCCATCTGGAATGAATTCATTGTCTCATGAAGAATCTCAATGTGTTCCACGAATAGACGATTCAAATAATATACCAGTGCCTACACAACAATTCGAGTATTCTTATTACGGgggaaataatttaacttatcCACCACGTTTAGaaactactactattactactcCAGCtattgctgctgctgctactattactactactaccacCATAAATCCACCAGTAAGTTCTCCAAAGCGTCTTTCTCTAGATGATAGACTAGAATTGGAATTAGGAATTAAGAAAAATCAAGAGTCATTACCACCACCTCTGCCACCATTACCACCGCCACCACCACCTCATCCTTACAATATTCCCAAATATCAACAAACAATGGCATACCCACCTACTCCAGGAGTGCCAGTTCTCCAACCTCGTATTCCAGCACCTCTTCATGCTCCATATGTACGTCCACAACAGCCTACAGTGCTGCAAGTGGGCAATGTTCTACAAGTAGTACCAGCAGACTTCAGTGGTCCAGTTCCTCCTGTTGGAATTAGAAACGACATACCAACACCACCATCATCAACTGGAAACAACAATACAAATCGTACACTGCGTGTAGGTAATGTAATACAAGTTGTACCATCTACATCATTAGACTGGAGTGGACCTGTACCTCCACCAGCACCAGCACCAACACCGACATTAGCGCCTTCACTACCACCATTACCAATGAGTAGTGTCCCAATAGCAGTTCCTGTTCCAGTTCCAATGCCAATCGGTACTAATGTACCAGTCTTACCAGCAGTTTCACTTCCAATGATGGTTCCTGTACCTTCAATCAACCATATTCAACCAATCCCACCACCACCTCCACCACTACCACCACCTATTGCAGCCCTTCCTAAACTTGAACCACCAAAAGCACCACCACTTCTTCAGCCGATCTACAACTACGAAGCGATTATGGAAGTCAGgcgaaaagaaaaagaagaacgGAAACGACTGCGTGAAGAAAAACGACTTGAAAAAGaacgtaaaaaaattgaaaaaatgcgTCGTCGTGCTAAACGAACTCTTGGACAATCTAGTAGTCGCATAAATACTGACTTACCAGTTGAACCTGATACAACTATTGAAAGTGAAGCAGAAATTGTAGCAGTGAGTGCGCAACCTAAGCCTTTAATTGACGATGAAGATCTCGATGACCCAATAACTGCGCCACTTGAACAACCAGATGAAAATGCTCCggaagatgaagatgaagaagagGAGTATGATGAGGGTGATGTTGAAGAagatgatgaagaagaagatgagTACGAGGAACCTGAAGCAGAAATTGAAGATGATGAATCTCGtgtaattagtttaattgatcCACAACCTGATGTTGAAATACCTAGTCTTAATGAAACTGTTGATGAAGAGTCAACGTCTAATGCTAATGTCACTGTCACAACTCCGCTGCCCCCACCACCTAGAAAAGGGATTCTTGTCCCTCCAGGTCTATGGGATGAAAGAATTGTTAACGGTGTACTAGATGATGATTCTAATACTGCTTCTAGTGCTACAGAGGtattaacacaaaataataGTGGAGATCAATTGCCGACAAATTtgaatgaagaaaaagaagatgaAATAGACCCAGAAGAAAAAAGAATACGAACACTAAGACAACGTAGATCACGTAAATCAGTACAGTTTGCTGATGGTATAAAACCAGGTGAAGGTACAAGTCCAAGTGGCGGTGAAGGTGACATGccatcaccaccaccaccagctCCTATGTCATTACACGATCCTCTTCATGAACATATACGAAGGTCTAGGTCTAGGAAAAATCGAAAGAAGGCCAAACGTGCCAAACCATTGAAAATCAAGAAGAAAGTCAAG gtaaaaataataaaactgaaaAAGCCAAAAATCACACCATTGACATCAATGATGTTGGATGATTTGGACGATTTGGACGATCGTTCACCACCACCGCCACCACCGGGATCTCCTCCACCTCCTCACCTATGGCCAAGTTATTTAGCAGCCTACAGCGCTATTTTACGTCCCGTTGAAACAACATCATCACCTAGTACCAACCAAGCTCCACCTCCTCCTACTCCTCTACCACTATTGGTTCCTCCACCTCCACTAAATTACACCATTCAACCTTGTAACAAAGCATAA